The following are encoded in a window of Spea bombifrons isolate aSpeBom1 chromosome 2, aSpeBom1.2.pri, whole genome shotgun sequence genomic DNA:
- the DZIP1 gene encoding cilium assembly protein DZIP1 isoform X1, with protein sequence MPVHDGVYYLFELETPQLSSVCVTDPRSSHHSNTAFQMPSSNNGTVFKFRSRHESVDWRRIGGIDVDKVANELDFNTLQDNIMNITYCNVENERCPHCKNGLDPILVKLFRLAQLLIEYLLHSQEYLTSCLQTLEQKVQATLKEKEEIKLKMVKQSEEVKKLKEECKHRKAMIATQQMMITSGANSYNKCHHCDKAFVNYSYLQGHIQRRHPEEARCEKPKSDTSGKLQQEINLLKEELKLTKGQLETEKAAHIERLSKMQENKQRKEFEEEILKKFENWKAEENKKSANEMEKVKEMFMKEFKELSVKNSSLEEELRQMKKDTLYSKSGVGVLHESPSGGREQKSNYSHDIGAVMELLHTQEQKLENKIHLLCQEHDKEKKQLTSQIEKLKRSLSEDQRLQNDLNQKQMHEFEQKILEQNELIRSQKEQIKKMAIKTSASVPKHTVNVVSRPSVVSQEDEAEAKSNSLVARDVAIEKKTSTNQNFLNAIKKNKMLSKELRSIVEEGLNEKLEALGVKPGTRGMSREDLNRTLSVMQSSREEKEKLLPEIAYYRSSLLRLASSKAEERASSTSYCKPPHASQLLAEPETPAFESPSSTLMLKKSKSKTSVVKRSQDEFQTQPQSPVPIKSSTPKNKIVSVKDCRVAKRSSITTPPFSSDEEEEDMNGTPVQLFRSADLSKPKTSFDKKGSGDFAVNSDSEGSLLEEAEPQKAHKQNIQIKAPIKPARVATLVRERTEQIEKQVASYSSENKPAGSVDVTRPFLKKDPVMEFKVDDIEDSDFDSLSLEEDAFEVPRSMKKQQNVTVPRNGFSPAPVKSAFGPAKSTKPEAREVDASSTLVSSLVSVSDFSDCSDLN encoded by the exons ATG ccTGTCCATGACGGGGTCTACTATCTGTTTGAGTTAGAGACTCCTCAGTTATCATCCGTCTGTGTAACTGACCCCCGGTCATCCCATCATTCTAACACAGCTTTCCAGATGCCCTCTTCCAACAATGGGACTGTTTTCAAGTTCAGATCACGCCACGAGAGTGTGGACTGGAGGAGGATCGGCGGCATTGATGTGGACAAAGTGGCCAATGAGCTGGACTTTAACACacttcaggataacatcatgaACATAACCTATTGCAATGTGGAAAATGAGAGATGCCCGCACTGTAAAAATGGCTTGGATCCCATATTGGTCAAGCTGTTTCGCCTTGCGCAGCTATTAATTGAGTACCTGCTTCATTCTCAGGAGTACCTGACCTCCTGCCTGCAGACATTGGAGCAGAAGGTGCAGGCTACCctcaaagaaaaagaggaaataaaactCAAAATGGTGAAACAAAGTGAAGAAGTCAAGAAGTTGAAAGAAGAGTGCAAACATAGGAAGGCCATGATTGCCACCCAGCAGATGATGATCACTTCTGGTGCAAACTCTTATAACAAA TGTCATCATTGTGACAAGGCGTTTGTGAACTATTCGTATTTGCAAGGTCACATACAGAGGCGGCATCCGGAAGAAGCAAGATGTG aaaaaccaaagTCTGATACAAGCGGTAAATTACAGCAGGAAATAAACCTTCTAAAGGAAGAATTAAAGTTGACCAAGGGCCAGCTGGAGACCGAAAAGGCTGCACATATAGAGAGGCTGTCAAAG AtgcaagaaaacaaacaaagaaaagaatttGAAGAAGAAATCCTCAAAAAGTTTGAGAACTGGAAAGCAGAAGAAAACAAGAAatctgcaaatgaaatggagAAAGTGAAGGAGATGTTTATGAAAGAGTTCAAAGAACTGAGTGTTAAGAACAGCTCTTTAGAAGAA gAACTACGGCAAATGAAGAAAGACACTTTGTACAGCAAGTCTGGCGTGGGTGTTCTGCACGAAAGCCCCAGTGGTGGTAGAGAACAGAAGTCCAACTACTCACATGACATTGGAGCAGTGATGGAACTCTTGCATACACAG GAACAGAAattggaaaacaaaatacatctgcTTTGCCAAGAACAcgacaaagaaaagaaacag CTCACATCCCAAATAGAGAAGCTAAAACGGTCATTAAGCGAAGATCAGAGGTTGCAGAATGATTTGAATCAGAAGCAAATGCATGAATTTGAGCAGAAAATTCTGGAACAAAACGAGTTAATCAGGTCTCAGAAGGAACAG ATAAAGAAAATGGCTATAAAGACATCAGCATCTGTCCCAAAGCATACAG TTAATGTTGTGTCAAGGCCATCTGTAGTATCACAGGAAGATGAAGCTGAAGCGAAATCAAACTCCTTGGTAGCACGTG ATGTAGCGATTGAGAAGAAAACAAGCACAAATCAGAATTTTTTAAATGccataaagaagaacaaaatgCTCTCTAAAGAGCTGAGGTCCATAGTGGAAGAGGGGCTGAATGAAAAACTTGAAGCCTTGGGAGTTAAACCG GGCACGCGTGGTATGTCACGTGAAGACCTCAACAGAACTTTAAGTGTAATGCAGTCGTccagagaagaaaaagaaaagctgtTACCAGAAATTGCATATTATCGGTCAAGCCTTCTCCGTCTTGCCAGTTCCAAGGCTGAGGAACGTGCATCATCAACATCGTATTGTAAACCACCTCATGCATCACAATTATTAGCTGAGC CGGAAACACCAGCCTTCGAAAGTCCATCTTCAACATTAATGCTAAAGAAATCCAAGTCCAAAACATCAGTAGTGAAACGTTCTCAAGATGAGTTCCAGACTCAGCCACAAAGCCCTGTGCCCATAAAAAGCTCCACACCAAA aaataaaatagtttctGTGAAGGACTGCCGTGTGGCGAAGCGTTCCAGTATTAC CACACCACCCTTTAGctcggatgaggaagaagaggataTGAACGGAACTCCTGTGCAGCTGTTCAGGTCTGCTGATCTTTCAAAACCAAAAACTTCATTTGACAAGAAGGGTAGCGGAGACTTTGCAGTAAACAGTGACTCAGAAGGAAGTTTACTGGAAGAAGCTGAACCCCAGAAAGCGCATAAGCAAAATATTCAGATAAAAGCTCCTATCAAGCCAGCAAGAG tagcAACATTGGTGAGAGAACGTACAGAACAAATCGAGAAGCAGGTGGCATCCTATTCAAGTGAAAATAAACCAGCTGGCAGTGTTGATGTAACCCGGCCATTTTTGAAAAAGGATCCAGTTATGGAGTTTAAG GTTGATGACATCGAAGACAGTGATTTTGACAGCTTGTCTTTGGAAGAAGATGCATTTGAAGTGCCAAGATCTATgaagaaacaacaaaatgtcACAGTACCCAGGAATGGGTTTTCGCCTGCTCCTGTTAAAAGTGCATTTGGTCCTGCAAAATCAACCAAACCAG aaGCTCGTGAAGTAGATGCCTCCAGCACACTTGTAAGCTCCTTAGTTTCTGTAAGTGACTTCAGTGACTGTTCTGATCTAAACTAA
- the DZIP1 gene encoding cilium assembly protein DZIP1 isoform X2 yields MPVHDGVYYLFELETPQLSSVCVTDPRSSHHSNTAFQMPSSNNGTVFKFRSRHESVDWRRIGGIDVDKVANELDFNTLQDNIMNITYCNVENERCPHCKNGLDPILVKLFRLAQLLIEYLLHSQEYLTSCLQTLEQKVQATLKEKEEIKLKMVKQSEEVKKLKEECKHRKAMIATQQMMITSGANSYNKCHHCDKAFVNYSYLQGHIQRRHPEEARCEKPKSDTSGKLQQEINLLKEELKLTKGQLETEKAAHIERLSKMQENKQRKEFEEEILKKFENWKAEENKKSANEMEKVKEMFMKEFKELSVKNSSLEEELRQMKKDTLYSKSGVGVLHESPSGGREQKSNYSHDIGAVMELLHTQEQKLENKIHLLCQEHDKEKKQLTSQIEKLKRSLSEDQRLQNDLNQKQMHEFEQKILEQNELIRSQKEQIKKMAIKTSASVPKHTVNVVSRPSVVSQEDEAEAKSNSLVARAIEKKTSTNQNFLNAIKKNKMLSKELRSIVEEGLNEKLEALGVKPGTRGMSREDLNRTLSVMQSSREEKEKLLPEIAYYRSSLLRLASSKAEERASSTSYCKPPHASQLLAEPETPAFESPSSTLMLKKSKSKTSVVKRSQDEFQTQPQSPVPIKSSTPKNKIVSVKDCRVAKRSSITTPPFSSDEEEEDMNGTPVQLFRSADLSKPKTSFDKKGSGDFAVNSDSEGSLLEEAEPQKAHKQNIQIKAPIKPARVATLVRERTEQIEKQVASYSSENKPAGSVDVTRPFLKKDPVMEFKVDDIEDSDFDSLSLEEDAFEVPRSMKKQQNVTVPRNGFSPAPVKSAFGPAKSTKPEAREVDASSTLVSSLVSVSDFSDCSDLN; encoded by the exons ATG ccTGTCCATGACGGGGTCTACTATCTGTTTGAGTTAGAGACTCCTCAGTTATCATCCGTCTGTGTAACTGACCCCCGGTCATCCCATCATTCTAACACAGCTTTCCAGATGCCCTCTTCCAACAATGGGACTGTTTTCAAGTTCAGATCACGCCACGAGAGTGTGGACTGGAGGAGGATCGGCGGCATTGATGTGGACAAAGTGGCCAATGAGCTGGACTTTAACACacttcaggataacatcatgaACATAACCTATTGCAATGTGGAAAATGAGAGATGCCCGCACTGTAAAAATGGCTTGGATCCCATATTGGTCAAGCTGTTTCGCCTTGCGCAGCTATTAATTGAGTACCTGCTTCATTCTCAGGAGTACCTGACCTCCTGCCTGCAGACATTGGAGCAGAAGGTGCAGGCTACCctcaaagaaaaagaggaaataaaactCAAAATGGTGAAACAAAGTGAAGAAGTCAAGAAGTTGAAAGAAGAGTGCAAACATAGGAAGGCCATGATTGCCACCCAGCAGATGATGATCACTTCTGGTGCAAACTCTTATAACAAA TGTCATCATTGTGACAAGGCGTTTGTGAACTATTCGTATTTGCAAGGTCACATACAGAGGCGGCATCCGGAAGAAGCAAGATGTG aaaaaccaaagTCTGATACAAGCGGTAAATTACAGCAGGAAATAAACCTTCTAAAGGAAGAATTAAAGTTGACCAAGGGCCAGCTGGAGACCGAAAAGGCTGCACATATAGAGAGGCTGTCAAAG AtgcaagaaaacaaacaaagaaaagaatttGAAGAAGAAATCCTCAAAAAGTTTGAGAACTGGAAAGCAGAAGAAAACAAGAAatctgcaaatgaaatggagAAAGTGAAGGAGATGTTTATGAAAGAGTTCAAAGAACTGAGTGTTAAGAACAGCTCTTTAGAAGAA gAACTACGGCAAATGAAGAAAGACACTTTGTACAGCAAGTCTGGCGTGGGTGTTCTGCACGAAAGCCCCAGTGGTGGTAGAGAACAGAAGTCCAACTACTCACATGACATTGGAGCAGTGATGGAACTCTTGCATACACAG GAACAGAAattggaaaacaaaatacatctgcTTTGCCAAGAACAcgacaaagaaaagaaacag CTCACATCCCAAATAGAGAAGCTAAAACGGTCATTAAGCGAAGATCAGAGGTTGCAGAATGATTTGAATCAGAAGCAAATGCATGAATTTGAGCAGAAAATTCTGGAACAAAACGAGTTAATCAGGTCTCAGAAGGAACAG ATAAAGAAAATGGCTATAAAGACATCAGCATCTGTCCCAAAGCATACAG TTAATGTTGTGTCAAGGCCATCTGTAGTATCACAGGAAGATGAAGCTGAAGCGAAATCAAACTCCTTGGTAGCACGTG CGATTGAGAAGAAAACAAGCACAAATCAGAATTTTTTAAATGccataaagaagaacaaaatgCTCTCTAAAGAGCTGAGGTCCATAGTGGAAGAGGGGCTGAATGAAAAACTTGAAGCCTTGGGAGTTAAACCG GGCACGCGTGGTATGTCACGTGAAGACCTCAACAGAACTTTAAGTGTAATGCAGTCGTccagagaagaaaaagaaaagctgtTACCAGAAATTGCATATTATCGGTCAAGCCTTCTCCGTCTTGCCAGTTCCAAGGCTGAGGAACGTGCATCATCAACATCGTATTGTAAACCACCTCATGCATCACAATTATTAGCTGAGC CGGAAACACCAGCCTTCGAAAGTCCATCTTCAACATTAATGCTAAAGAAATCCAAGTCCAAAACATCAGTAGTGAAACGTTCTCAAGATGAGTTCCAGACTCAGCCACAAAGCCCTGTGCCCATAAAAAGCTCCACACCAAA aaataaaatagtttctGTGAAGGACTGCCGTGTGGCGAAGCGTTCCAGTATTAC CACACCACCCTTTAGctcggatgaggaagaagaggataTGAACGGAACTCCTGTGCAGCTGTTCAGGTCTGCTGATCTTTCAAAACCAAAAACTTCATTTGACAAGAAGGGTAGCGGAGACTTTGCAGTAAACAGTGACTCAGAAGGAAGTTTACTGGAAGAAGCTGAACCCCAGAAAGCGCATAAGCAAAATATTCAGATAAAAGCTCCTATCAAGCCAGCAAGAG tagcAACATTGGTGAGAGAACGTACAGAACAAATCGAGAAGCAGGTGGCATCCTATTCAAGTGAAAATAAACCAGCTGGCAGTGTTGATGTAACCCGGCCATTTTTGAAAAAGGATCCAGTTATGGAGTTTAAG GTTGATGACATCGAAGACAGTGATTTTGACAGCTTGTCTTTGGAAGAAGATGCATTTGAAGTGCCAAGATCTATgaagaaacaacaaaatgtcACAGTACCCAGGAATGGGTTTTCGCCTGCTCCTGTTAAAAGTGCATTTGGTCCTGCAAAATCAACCAAACCAG aaGCTCGTGAAGTAGATGCCTCCAGCACACTTGTAAGCTCCTTAGTTTCTGTAAGTGACTTCAGTGACTGTTCTGATCTAAACTAA